A single Terriglobia bacterium DNA region contains:
- a CDS encoding protein kinase, whose translation MIGQTISHYRIVKKLGGGGMGLVYEAEDIRLGRRVALKFIPENVSGNGASLERFTLEARATSSLNHPNICTIYDIASHNGMPFIVMELLQGHSLKDRLDRGPLDALEVLDIGIQIADALEAAHAQGIVHRDVKPGNIFLTHRGQAKILDFGLAKLAPEHQLVAVGDSDGGRGPRHRPSEAITEMNVIPGTTVYMSPEQARNEPIDARSDLFSLGVVLYEAATGHKPFMARTSVLALAAIQHQKPVSPLTLTPSLPPGFEPIIGKLLEKDRELRYPSAHHLGQDLRALKRELELQAVGAEVPARAPVAPTRTFRKLSVRQIYTLVGIAGLLVMILLVITIWWAKHGGGGPAPVAANNTIVVLPFNNVSGDPDTDYLRFAVPDQLVKILAYTRSMEIRPVPSAAKYLQGNFDPQQAGRELHAANVLTGHYMSQGDRLIITLDDVDTRFNRLVWQGTVTVPASNLLTLQEELAAQVRQGLLPALGSSSAMIATATQPHDATAYDLYLRGSALPHDAAPNSTAMTMLERSVELDPKFAPAWDALGLRYYYESQYSAGGKEALQKSASAYEKALALDQNLISSAAHLTRLRAEAGEIAKAYNEAVDLAKRRPENAQAHFTLAYVLRYAGALHNAARECDAALQLDPGNYDFRSCSFVFFELGNTNRALEYVHLDSGSDWAASVFPAILVRENKPEEAKVAATKISSRPAWYAGLLQACLQPVSPAEMHKLTLAAAPSILEQRDPEFRYYHGSLLAWCGELDTASALIGSAIEQNYCSNTALLSDPALAKLRAAPEYSALAAQAKQCHDRFTSATGRR comes from the coding sequence GTGATCGGGCAAACCATCTCCCACTACCGCATTGTGAAGAAGCTGGGCGGCGGCGGCATGGGACTGGTGTACGAGGCCGAGGACATCCGCCTGGGCCGGCGAGTCGCGCTCAAGTTCATCCCCGAAAACGTCTCCGGCAACGGCGCGTCGCTGGAGCGGTTCACGCTGGAAGCGCGCGCCACCTCCTCGCTCAATCATCCCAACATCTGCACCATTTACGACATCGCCTCGCACAACGGCATGCCGTTCATCGTCATGGAGTTGCTCCAGGGGCACAGCCTGAAGGACCGGCTGGACCGTGGACCGCTGGATGCTCTGGAGGTCCTGGACATCGGCATCCAGATCGCCGACGCGCTGGAGGCGGCGCATGCGCAGGGCATCGTGCATCGCGACGTGAAGCCGGGAAACATTTTTCTGACGCACCGCGGGCAGGCGAAAATCCTCGATTTCGGGCTGGCGAAACTGGCGCCGGAGCACCAACTGGTGGCCGTCGGCGATAGCGACGGCGGGCGCGGGCCGCGTCACCGGCCCAGCGAGGCGATCACGGAGATGAACGTGATCCCGGGAACGACCGTGTACATGTCGCCGGAGCAGGCGCGGAACGAGCCGATCGATGCGCGCAGCGACTTGTTCTCGCTCGGCGTGGTGCTGTACGAGGCGGCGACCGGGCACAAGCCGTTTATGGCCAGGACCTCAGTGCTGGCGCTGGCGGCGATCCAGCACCAGAAGCCGGTGTCGCCGCTCACCCTGACCCCGTCGCTGCCGCCGGGGTTCGAGCCGATCATCGGCAAGCTGCTGGAAAAAGACCGCGAGCTGCGCTACCCCAGCGCGCACCATCTGGGTCAGGACCTGCGCGCCTTGAAACGGGAGCTGGAACTGCAAGCGGTGGGGGCGGAGGTGCCGGCGCGGGCGCCGGTCGCGCCCACCCGGACATTCCGCAAGCTCAGCGTGCGGCAGATCTACACGCTGGTGGGCATCGCGGGGCTGCTGGTCATGATCCTGCTGGTGATTACGATTTGGTGGGCGAAGCACGGCGGCGGCGGCCCCGCGCCGGTGGCGGCCAACAACACCATCGTGGTTCTGCCCTTCAACAACGTGAGCGGCGACCCGGATACGGATTACCTGCGCTTTGCCGTGCCCGACCAGTTGGTGAAAATCCTGGCCTACACGCGCTCCATGGAGATCCGGCCGGTGCCCTCGGCTGCGAAGTACCTGCAGGGGAACTTCGATCCGCAGCAGGCCGGGCGCGAGCTCCACGCCGCCAACGTGCTGACCGGGCACTACATGAGCCAGGGCGACCGGCTCATCATCACCTTGGACGACGTAGACACGCGCTTCAACCGCTTGGTGTGGCAAGGCACGGTGACGGTGCCGGCGTCGAACCTGCTGACTCTCCAGGAAGAGCTGGCGGCGCAGGTTCGGCAGGGATTGCTGCCGGCGCTGGGGTCGTCTTCGGCGATGATCGCGACCGCCACCCAGCCGCACGATGCCACCGCCTACGATCTCTACCTGCGCGGCTCGGCGCTGCCTCACGACGCGGCGCCCAATAGCACCGCCATGACCATGTTGGAGCGCTCGGTGGAGTTGGACCCGAAGTTTGCGCCGGCCTGGGACGCGCTCGGACTGCGCTACTACTACGAATCCCAGTACTCGGCCGGAGGCAAAGAGGCGCTGCAAAAGTCGGCCTCGGCCTATGAAAAGGCGCTGGCCTTGGATCAGAACCTGATTTCGTCGGCGGCGCACCTGACGCGCTTGCGCGCCGAAGCCGGCGAGATCGCCAAGGCCTACAACGAGGCCGTCGACCTGGCGAAGCGGCGGCCGGAAAACGCCCAGGCGCACTTCACCCTGGCCTACGTGCTGCGCTACGCGGGCGCCCTGCACAATGCGGCCAGGGAATGCGATGCGGCGCTGCAACTGGATCCCGGCAACTACGACTTCCGCTCGTGCTCGTTCGTGTTCTTCGAGTTGGGCAACACTAATCGAGCGCTGGAATACGTCCACCTGGACAGCGGGTCCGACTGGGCGGCGAGCGTGTTTCCGGCAATTCTGGTCCGCGAGAACAAGCCCGAGGAAGCCAAGGTGGCGGCGACCAAGATTTCGTCGCGTCCCGCCTGGTACGCCGGTCTGCTGCAGGCGTGCCTGCAGCCCGTGTCACCGGCGGAAATGCATAAGCTGACGCTGGCCGCGGCGCCCAGCATCCTGGAGCAACGCGATCCCGAGTTCCGCTACTATCACGGGTCGTTGCTGGCGTGGTGCGGCGAACTGGACACGGCGTCGGCGCTGATCGGCAGCGCCATCGAGCAGAATTACTGCTCGAACACGGCGCTGCTTAGCGATCCGGCTTTGGCGAAGCTGCGGGCGGCCCCCGAGTATTCGGCGCTGGCGGCCCAAGCCAAGCAGTGCCATGACCGGTTTACGTCCGCAACCGGCCGGCGGTGA
- a CDS encoding HEAT repeat domain-containing protein: protein MLDSKQLKVVGLRFARALQIAVRTSGMLSPDHSVAAGPIQDSYNQLNSILKEQHAFTFGFVEGRILVDTVLTTARGLNQLEDDFLKRGVSALKFEAGLPLARYKAVLAMLATPLRKIEEIGGTAPFLARHEIEGVHIFPASNTQKRTASGDTVLEMDAEAFLRAQNAEEAGAGSVFAGLLDSAAPGGGGLSGGPDEILSRVTPLLEAAMAGQGGEPEKAYASLAQVLQGLRPDAVLAAFPPSRREEVKSLPAKEVAAELVQSRAMDWAAQQLASVPSGGDAFVVEEQVVHALARSLHATQMAEKLAGRLAKFFQEYSFPTHLVEKVQTELTWIALPPQEKHKRLLAIERFQRSDFSRLMEHVRELMRKAFAVDATELALHYLKFLDREPDQIEVEELSRLPELITALAGVHTGFAQTATDKLLELLQRDVFESFRHMQVLNALVALSKSAATYEDYDIVQSAGSAMEQLLADNRERHAACCGKMLGLLLPPSTFERVVELYLEKRADSAWARRTAAMIHRAGAPAVEFLFQRLEVEGNGQNRMAIIRLIARMGPVGIEVVRQRLADSRWYVVRNACMLLGDLADPDMAVHVAPVLQHADVRVQRAAAEALIKTRAAGRAQLLAAALPFLLDDVLGQALNELMFLKTPETVGDLEKFLFSDSPGRNTHMTRGVQALAEIVSEKAAAVLARVVTDRSLQLPPRKIALDALLRSSTPAARTALVNFTASFPDDALTAEIRRGIGGLSASAD, encoded by the coding sequence ATGCTCGACTCCAAGCAGCTCAAGGTCGTGGGCCTGCGCTTCGCACGCGCGCTGCAGATCGCGGTGCGGACCTCGGGCATGTTATCCCCCGACCACAGTGTCGCCGCCGGGCCGATCCAGGACAGCTACAACCAGCTCAATTCGATCTTGAAAGAACAGCACGCTTTTACCTTTGGGTTCGTGGAAGGGCGAATCCTGGTGGACACGGTCCTGACCACGGCGCGCGGCTTGAACCAACTGGAAGATGACTTCCTGAAACGGGGCGTGAGCGCGCTGAAGTTTGAAGCTGGCCTGCCACTGGCGCGCTACAAGGCGGTGTTGGCGATGCTGGCCACCCCGTTAAGGAAGATTGAAGAAATCGGCGGGACCGCGCCCTTTCTTGCGCGCCATGAAATTGAGGGTGTGCACATTTTCCCGGCGAGCAATACGCAGAAGCGTACGGCCAGCGGCGACACGGTGCTGGAGATGGACGCAGAGGCGTTTCTGCGCGCGCAAAACGCGGAAGAAGCGGGCGCCGGCAGCGTGTTCGCCGGATTGTTGGATTCCGCCGCCCCCGGCGGAGGGGGACTGAGCGGCGGCCCGGATGAAATCCTGTCGCGGGTGACGCCACTCCTTGAGGCTGCCATGGCGGGTCAGGGCGGCGAGCCGGAAAAGGCCTACGCGTCGCTGGCGCAGGTGCTGCAGGGCCTGCGTCCCGACGCGGTGTTGGCGGCGTTTCCGCCGTCGCGCCGGGAAGAAGTGAAATCGCTGCCGGCGAAAGAAGTCGCGGCGGAACTTGTGCAGTCGCGGGCGATGGACTGGGCGGCACAGCAATTGGCCTCGGTGCCCAGCGGCGGCGACGCGTTCGTCGTTGAAGAGCAGGTGGTGCATGCGCTGGCACGCAGCCTGCATGCCACGCAAATGGCGGAGAAGCTGGCGGGACGGCTGGCGAAATTCTTCCAGGAATACAGCTTCCCCACCCACCTGGTGGAAAAGGTGCAGACCGAGCTGACCTGGATCGCGCTGCCGCCGCAAGAAAAACACAAGCGGTTGCTGGCGATCGAGCGCTTTCAACGCAGCGATTTCAGCCGCCTGATGGAACACGTGCGCGAGCTGATGCGCAAAGCGTTCGCCGTGGACGCGACGGAGCTCGCGCTGCATTACCTGAAATTCCTGGACCGCGAGCCCGACCAGATCGAGGTCGAGGAATTGTCTCGGCTGCCGGAGTTGATCACCGCCCTGGCCGGCGTGCACACAGGATTTGCGCAGACTGCGACCGACAAGCTGCTGGAGTTGCTGCAGCGCGATGTCTTCGAATCGTTCCGCCACATGCAGGTGCTGAACGCGCTGGTGGCGCTGTCGAAGTCGGCGGCAACCTACGAGGATTACGACATCGTGCAGAGCGCCGGTTCGGCCATGGAGCAGTTGCTGGCCGACAACCGCGAACGTCACGCCGCGTGCTGCGGCAAGATGCTGGGCCTATTACTGCCGCCTTCGACCTTCGAACGCGTGGTGGAGCTCTACCTGGAGAAGCGGGCCGACTCGGCGTGGGCGCGCCGAACCGCGGCCATGATCCACCGCGCCGGCGCTCCGGCCGTGGAGTTCCTGTTCCAGCGGCTGGAGGTCGAAGGCAACGGCCAGAACCGGATGGCGATCATACGGCTGATCGCGCGCATGGGACCGGTGGGGATCGAGGTGGTGCGGCAACGCCTGGCAGATTCGCGTTGGTACGTGGTGCGCAACGCCTGCATGCTACTGGGGGATTTGGCGGACCCCGATATGGCGGTGCACGTGGCGCCGGTGCTGCAGCACGCCGACGTTCGTGTGCAACGCGCGGCGGCGGAGGCCCTGATCAAGACACGCGCGGCAGGGCGGGCGCAACTCTTGGCAGCGGCATTGCCGTTCTTGCTGGATGATGTGTTGGGGCAGGCATTGAATGAACTGATGTTCCTGAAGACTCCGGAGACGGTCGGCGATCTGGAGAAATTCCTGTTCTCCGACAGTCCGGGGCGGAACACGCATATGACGCGGGGCGTGCAGGCGCTAGCGGAAATCGTTTCCGAGAAAGCCGCCGCGGTGCTGGCGCGTGTGGTGACGGATCGCAGCCTGCAGCTTCCGCCGCGAAAAATCGCGCTTGATGCCCTGCTGCGCAGCAGCACGCCGGCAGCGCGCACCGCGCTCGTTAATTTCACGGCGTCCTTCCCTGACGACGCGCTCACTGCCGAAATCCGGCGCGGCATCGGCGGCCTTTCCGCCTCGGCAGATTGA
- a CDS encoding RNB domain-containing ribonuclease, protein MISDSAILRKIGQQPKQSAGLKQLLRELGVRGEDRRAFAAQLDQLVRRGELVAHEGDRYAIPKKAADKNLVSGRLTMHRDGYGFVIPDSEELRQRLNGDIYIGPQNTDNAMHGDRVLVELRRERGDGRAEGQIVKVIGRAHATVVGTFHYGARSGVLGRPGVGLTGWNYVTPMDEKITLDIVILRGAEIPSGGVILSEHAGLPRGEAAHHGARVEGPKSRAKRISVDRVLGAEAKRTEVAEDLENVVVDVELTEWPTPTQNPRGRVVEILGYEDDFGVDVEIVIRKYHLPHRFPTAVLAEAQAFDNIIPARELRGRRDYRTLPVVTIDGETARDFDDAVFVRRLHNGNFQLQVHIADVAQYVREASALDAEARLRGNSVYFPDRAVPMLPIELSTDLCSLRPHLDRLVLSCVMEIDSKGDIVGYEISPGVIRSAERMTYTDVNAILEGDAKLHQRYHALVDVFELMRELAMILNRKRVRRGSIDFDLPEPVIEFDEFGLMKTITRSERNFAHRLIEEFMLAANESVASYLENKGVESLYRIHEKPDPKRVYEFENIAVAFGYSLGVGALPVKRFSYTDQRRPGRGPGRTRSGQQRHEMEIPQDLPITPRMYQKLTEKIAGKPEERILSYLMLRSLKQAKYSEENVGHFALAAPTYTHFTSPIRRYPDLIVHRILKQVLRDSAEKHDGPVPLGVGVLSEKRGAWADGSRQSPVASRQEKQESPWGKGSPKRAGHRERTRDTGEDALATHEGPIPPEVLHEIAMESSESERRADDAERELMEWKKIKFMQDRVGEDFEGLITSVTRFGFFVELMDMFIEGLVPLSTLTGDQYTYHDSTKQIVGQRTKKKYSLGDKVRVILDRIDNVQRKLQFAVVEEMPSRAQRRPKG, encoded by the coding sequence ATGATTTCCGACAGTGCCATCCTGCGAAAAATCGGCCAGCAGCCGAAGCAGTCAGCCGGGCTGAAGCAACTGCTGCGCGAGCTGGGTGTGCGCGGCGAAGACCGGCGCGCGTTCGCCGCGCAGTTGGACCAACTGGTGCGGCGCGGCGAACTGGTGGCGCACGAGGGCGACCGCTACGCCATCCCGAAAAAAGCTGCCGATAAGAACCTGGTATCCGGCCGCTTGACTATGCACCGCGACGGCTACGGGTTCGTGATTCCCGACAGCGAGGAGTTGCGCCAGCGTCTGAACGGCGATATCTACATCGGCCCTCAAAATACCGACAACGCCATGCACGGTGACCGCGTGCTGGTGGAATTGCGCCGGGAACGCGGTGATGGGCGCGCGGAGGGGCAGATCGTCAAGGTCATCGGGCGCGCCCACGCTACCGTCGTCGGCACCTTCCACTATGGGGCGCGCTCCGGGGTCCTCGGCAGGCCCGGTGTTGGCCTGACGGGGTGGAATTACGTCACGCCCATGGACGAAAAGATCACGCTCGACATCGTGATCCTGCGCGGCGCCGAAATTCCCTCTGGCGGTGTCATCCTGAGCGAGCACGCCGGACTTCCGCGCGGCGAAGCCGCGCATCATGGCGCGCGAGTCGAAGGACCTAAATCACGCGCGAAGCGCATCTCCGTTGATCGCGTGCTGGGCGCGGAGGCCAAGCGCACGGAAGTGGCGGAGGACCTGGAGAATGTCGTCGTCGATGTCGAGCTTACCGAGTGGCCGACTCCGACCCAGAACCCGCGCGGGCGCGTGGTGGAGATCCTTGGCTACGAGGACGATTTCGGCGTGGACGTGGAGATCGTGATCCGCAAGTACCACCTGCCGCACCGCTTTCCCACCGCGGTGCTGGCGGAGGCGCAGGCATTCGACAACATTATTCCGGCTCGCGAACTGCGCGGGCGGCGCGACTACCGCACCCTGCCGGTCGTGACCATCGACGGCGAAACGGCACGCGATTTTGACGACGCGGTGTTCGTGCGCCGCTTGCACAACGGAAATTTCCAGCTCCAGGTGCACATCGCGGATGTGGCGCAGTACGTGCGCGAGGCATCGGCGCTGGATGCGGAGGCGCGGCTGCGCGGCAACTCGGTTTACTTCCCCGACCGCGCCGTGCCGATGCTGCCCATCGAGCTATCCACCGACCTGTGCTCGCTGCGTCCGCACCTGGACCGGCTGGTGCTGTCATGCGTAATGGAGATCGATTCCAAAGGCGACATCGTGGGCTACGAAATTAGTCCGGGCGTCATCCGCTCGGCGGAGCGCATGACCTACACCGACGTGAACGCCATCCTGGAAGGCGACGCCAAGCTGCACCAGCGTTATCACGCGCTGGTGGACGTGTTCGAGCTGATGCGCGAGCTGGCCATGATCCTGAACCGCAAGCGCGTGCGGCGCGGCTCGATTGATTTCGACCTGCCGGAGCCGGTGATTGAGTTCGACGAATTCGGGCTGATGAAGACGATCACGCGCTCGGAGCGGAATTTTGCCCACCGGCTGATCGAGGAGTTCATGCTGGCCGCCAACGAGAGCGTGGCCTCGTACCTGGAGAACAAGGGCGTGGAGTCGCTCTACCGCATCCACGAAAAGCCCGATCCCAAGCGGGTTTACGAGTTCGAAAATATTGCGGTCGCCTTTGGCTATTCCCTGGGCGTGGGCGCGCTGCCGGTGAAACGTTTCTCCTACACCGATCAGCGGCGGCCGGGGCGAGGTCCGGGGCGGACGCGCTCGGGCCAGCAGCGGCACGAGATGGAAATCCCGCAAGACCTGCCCATCACGCCGCGCATGTACCAGAAGCTGACGGAGAAGATCGCGGGCAAGCCGGAGGAACGGATTTTGTCCTACCTGATGCTGCGCTCGCTGAAGCAGGCGAAATATTCCGAGGAGAATGTCGGGCACTTCGCGCTGGCGGCGCCCACCTACACCCATTTCACCTCGCCCATCCGGCGCTACCCGGACTTGATCGTGCACCGGATCTTGAAGCAGGTGCTGCGCGATTCGGCGGAGAAGCACGATGGCCCGGTGCCCCTGGGCGTGGGAGTTCTGAGCGAAAAACGTGGAGCTTGGGCGGACGGCAGTCGCCAGTCGCCGGTCGCCAGTCGGCAGGAAAAGCAGGAGTCGCCGTGGGGGAAAGGATCGCCGAAGCGGGCAGGACATCGGGAGCGGACACGAGACACGGGCGAGGATGCCCTCGCCACCCACGAGGGCCCGATCCCGCCCGAGGTGCTGCACGAAATCGCCATGGAATCGTCGGAATCGGAGCGGCGGGCCGACGATGCCGAACGCGAGCTGATGGAATGGAAGAAGATCAAGTTCATGCAGGACCGCGTCGGCGAGGACTTCGAGGGCCTGATCACCAGCGTCACCAGGTTCGGGTTCTTTGTCGAGCTGATGGACATGTTCATCGAGGGCCTGGTGCCGCTTTCCACGCTCACCGGCGACCAGTACACCTATCACGACAGTACGAAGCAGATCGTCGGCCAGCGCACCAAGAAGAAGTACTCGCTGGGAGACAAAGTGCGCGTGATCCTGGACCGGATTGACAACGTGCAACGCAAGCTGCAGTTCGCGGTCGTCGAGGAGATGCCGTCGCGGGCGCAGCGGCGCCCCAAGGGATAG
- the acnA gene encoding aconitate hydratase AcnA encodes MTNSFGSRSTLRVGSKEYDIFRLDALDKQGISTTHLPFSLRILLENLLRTEDGKAVKADDIRSLAAWDGRAVPVKEIAFTPSRVLLQDFTGVPAVVDLAAMREAVGKLGGDPGSINPISPAELVIDHSVQVDEFGTQWAFQVNADLEFQRNKERYAFLRWGQGAFENLKIVPPDTGIVHQVNLEYLARVVFVGSAHNGNRPLAYPDTLVGTDSHTTMINGLGVLGWGVGGIEAEAAMLNQPVSMLIPQVVGVKLTGKLKEGSTATDLVLTITEMLRREGVVGKFVEFYGPGLHTLALADRATIGNMSPEYGATCGIFPIDKETLNYLRLSGRSEEQVALVEAYCKEQGLFHTPDSPEANYSTYLRLDLASVEPSVAGPKRPQDRVRLFNVPDGFRQTLPTLLRPGSKTAEKNDKQVGRFEGEGGSTAVGVEDTESPSADKPVMVDLRKELRHGSVVIAAITSCTNTSNPSVMMAAGILAKKAVERGLSTKPWVKTSLAPGSKVVTEYYKKAGLTPFLEKLRFNLVGYGCTTCIGNSGPLPAEVSDIINDKELVAVSVLSGNRNFEGRINSEVRANYLMSPPLVVAYALAGRIDIDLAKEPLGRDQQGKPVYLRDIWPSSKEVGEAIAKCIDSGMFRGSYADVYKGDERWQSLDVPAGETFAWDAKSTYIKDPPYFDGMGPNPPEVNDIAGARVLAVLGHSVTTDHISPAGSIKPDSPAGKYLIAHGVDVKDFNSYGSRRGNHEVMMRGTFANIRLRNKLVPKTEGGFTRHLPDGAEMTIFDAAMKYKQEKVALVIIAGKEYGSGSSRDWAAKGPMLQGVRAVIAESFERIHRSNLVGMGVLPLQFSSGDDHETLGLTGEETYEITGLRDLIENYKPGQKVTVRARHPEGTVREFTVSLRIDTPQEALYYKHGGILQFVLRQLLAAKNKPEVVSAG; translated from the coding sequence ATGACCAACAGCTTTGGCAGCCGCTCCACGCTACGCGTCGGCAGCAAGGAATACGACATTTTCCGCCTGGACGCCCTCGACAAGCAGGGCATCTCGACCACGCACTTGCCGTTCTCGCTTCGCATCCTGCTGGAAAACCTGCTGCGCACCGAAGACGGCAAAGCGGTGAAAGCGGATGATATCCGCTCGCTGGCGGCCTGGGACGGCAGGGCGGTGCCGGTGAAGGAAATCGCCTTCACCCCGAGCCGCGTGCTGCTGCAGGATTTCACCGGCGTCCCCGCGGTGGTTGACCTGGCGGCCATGCGCGAAGCGGTGGGAAAGCTGGGCGGCGATCCGGGAAGCATCAATCCCATCTCACCGGCCGAACTGGTCATCGACCACTCGGTGCAGGTGGATGAATTCGGTACGCAGTGGGCGTTCCAGGTGAATGCCGACCTGGAGTTCCAGCGCAACAAGGAGCGCTACGCGTTCCTGCGCTGGGGCCAGGGCGCGTTTGAGAACCTGAAAATCGTGCCCCCGGACACCGGCATCGTGCACCAGGTCAATCTGGAGTACTTGGCGCGGGTGGTCTTTGTCGGCAGCGCTCACAATGGCAATCGGCCGCTGGCCTACCCCGATACCCTGGTCGGGACGGATTCCCACACCACCATGATCAACGGGCTGGGCGTGCTCGGTTGGGGCGTGGGCGGCATTGAAGCCGAGGCCGCCATGCTGAACCAGCCGGTCTCGATGCTCATCCCGCAAGTCGTGGGCGTGAAGCTGACCGGCAAACTGAAAGAAGGCTCGACCGCCACCGACCTGGTGCTGACCATCACGGAAATGCTGCGCCGCGAAGGTGTGGTCGGCAAGTTCGTCGAGTTCTACGGGCCAGGCCTGCACACGCTGGCGCTGGCGGATCGCGCCACCATCGGCAACATGTCGCCGGAATACGGCGCCACCTGCGGCATCTTTCCCATTGATAAGGAAACGCTGAATTATCTGCGCCTCAGCGGGCGCAGCGAGGAGCAGGTCGCGCTGGTCGAGGCCTACTGCAAGGAGCAGGGCCTGTTCCACACGCCGGATTCACCGGAAGCGAACTATTCCACCTACCTGCGGCTCGACCTGGCGTCGGTGGAGCCGAGCGTGGCCGGGCCGAAGCGGCCGCAGGACCGGGTGCGGCTGTTCAATGTTCCCGACGGATTCCGGCAGACCCTGCCCACGCTGCTGCGCCCTGGCAGCAAGACCGCGGAAAAAAACGACAAGCAAGTTGGCCGCTTCGAGGGCGAGGGGGGCAGCACCGCGGTCGGCGTCGAAGACACCGAATCGCCCTCGGCTGACAAGCCGGTGATGGTGGACCTGCGCAAGGAACTGCGGCACGGCAGCGTGGTCATTGCCGCGATCACCAGTTGCACCAACACCTCCAACCCGTCGGTCATGATGGCGGCGGGAATCCTCGCCAAAAAGGCGGTGGAGCGCGGGCTTTCGACCAAGCCGTGGGTGAAGACCTCGCTGGCGCCGGGATCGAAGGTGGTTACCGAGTACTACAAGAAAGCGGGGCTGACGCCGTTCCTGGAGAAGCTGCGCTTCAACCTGGTCGGCTACGGCTGCACCACGTGCATCGGAAACTCGGGGCCGCTGCCGGCGGAAGTTTCCGACATCATCAACGACAAAGAGCTGGTAGCCGTCTCGGTGCTCAGCGGCAACCGCAATTTCGAAGGACGAATTAATTCCGAGGTCCGCGCCAACTACCTGATGTCGCCGCCGCTGGTGGTGGCCTACGCGCTGGCGGGACGCATTGACATTGATTTGGCGAAGGAGCCGCTGGGGCGCGACCAGCAGGGCAAACCGGTGTACCTGCGCGACATCTGGCCGAGCTCCAAGGAAGTGGGCGAGGCCATCGCAAAATGCATTGACAGCGGCATGTTTCGCGGCAGCTATGCCGACGTGTACAAGGGCGACGAGCGCTGGCAGTCGCTGGACGTGCCCGCGGGCGAGACCTTCGCCTGGGACGCGAAATCCACCTACATCAAGGACCCGCCGTATTTCGACGGCATGGGGCCGAACCCGCCGGAGGTGAACGACATCGCCGGCGCGCGCGTGCTGGCAGTCCTGGGCCACAGCGTGACCACCGACCATATCTCGCCGGCGGGGTCCATCAAGCCCGACAGCCCGGCGGGCAAGTACCTGATCGCGCACGGCGTTGATGTGAAGGATTTCAATTCCTACGGCTCGCGGCGCGGCAATCACGAGGTCATGATGCGCGGCACCTTCGCCAACATCCGCCTGCGCAATAAGCTGGTGCCCAAAACCGAGGGCGGCTTCACGCGCCACCTGCCCGACGGCGCGGAGATGACCATCTTTGACGCCGCCATGAAATACAAACAAGAGAAAGTGGCGCTGGTGATCATCGCGGGCAAGGAGTACGGCTCGGGGTCGTCCCGCGACTGGGCGGCCAAGGGACCGATGCTGCAGGGCGTGCGCGCGGTCATCGCCGAGAGCTTCGAGCGCATTCACCGTTCCAACCTGGTGGGCATGGGCGTGCTCCCGCTGCAGTTCTCCTCCGGCGACGATCACGAAACCCTCGGGCTTACCGGCGAGGAGACGTACGAAATCACCGGCTTGCGCGATCTGATCGAAAACTACAAGCCGGGACAGAAGGTCACGGTCCGCGCCCGGCATCCCGAGGGCACGGTGCGCGAGTTTACCGTCAGCCTGCGCATTGACACCCCGCAGGAAGCGCTCTACTACAAGCACGGCGGCATTCTGCAATTCGTGCTGCGGCAACTGCTGGCGGCGAAGAACAAGCCGGAAGTGGTCAGCGCGGGCTGA